A window from Mastomys coucha isolate ucsf_1 unplaced genomic scaffold, UCSF_Mcou_1 pScaffold2, whole genome shotgun sequence encodes these proteins:
- the Perp gene encoding p53 apoptosis effector related to PMP-22, with product MLRCGLACERCRWILPLLLLSAIAFDIIALSGRGWLQSSTHIQTSSLWWRCFDEGGGSGSYDDGCQSLMEYAWGRAAAATLFCGFIILVICFILSFFALCGPQMLVFLRVIGGLLALAAIFQIISLVIYPVKYTQTFRLHDNPAVNYIYNWAYGFGWAATIILIGCSFFFCCLPNYEDDLLGNAKPRYFYPPA from the exons ATGCTGCGCTGCGGCCTGGCCTGCGAGCGCTGCAGGTGGatcctgcccctgctgctgctcaGCGCCATCGCCTTCGACATCATCGCGCTGTCCGGCCGCGGCTGGCTGCAGTCTAGCACCCACATCCAGACATCCTCGCTTTGGTGGAGGTGTTTCGACGAGGGCGGCGGCAGCGGCTCCTACGACGATGGCTGCCAGAGCCTCATGGAGTACG CGTGGGGACGAGCAGCTGCCGCCACGCTCTTCTGTGGCTTTATCATCCTGGTCATCTGCTTCATCCTTTCCTTCTTTGCCCTGTGTGGACCGCAGATGCTTGTTTTCCTGAGAGTTATTGGAGGCCTCCTCGCACTGGCTG CTATATTCCAGATCATCTCCCTGGTGATCTACCCTGTGAAGTACACACAGACCTTCAGGCTACATGATAACCCTGCTGTTAATTACATCTATAACTGGGCCTACGGCTTTGGATGGGCAGCCACCATCATCTTGATTGGCTGttccttcttcttctgctgcctCCCCAACTACGAGGATGACCTTCTGGGTAATGCCAAGCCCAGGTACTTCTACCCTCCTGCCTAA